A genomic region of Cyprinus carpio isolate SPL01 chromosome B13, ASM1834038v1, whole genome shotgun sequence contains the following coding sequences:
- the LOC109088408 gene encoding cation channel sperm-associated protein subunit epsilon-like isoform X3: MMPSVYFRYLTKCLFIGGEFAVIELSSFPQTSQSYFTNQGFWEARLLGVHEYHHFHITSQSVSFHGRSVASSQHVFFRTFPEKPHDDKNVSLCLPTGSQMSIVWGACTPHRALLLSDKGTFITKNAFLTYEEIKVDPGELLMPAEGYYVVFDAVLLENGSIFRIGDALFWRDNEDGKLRKNPIKLPGEGVKGLSFRTQCADYYPLLGFELATVLAWTDHELYKGGKALDWKTNSNYMSNILSLPKTTKILTAAFGSHPASFGALVMYTDSVQLSLLTCYETEGIWKTRTLLSTNVLQGPFQMLFVNAALETLLVWNKDTMLYSLHNDSEWRYLRIMDSSNISQEASGSHIHHVVMDRSRNMLVKMENNVLFFCKFGMNKLFRLPTWNDPGHSVVLYLNQKEQIIMLTMLDGGLHVQKYPLQMEIRSAMQGEVHSCPFIGFTHNMNRPVYYIDKEEAIEFWVQIVYHEGKNINVTLSRNKDHVLQITERTHFESVRHLDTTNKTFTIYQDADYRDMTNNSDLIIKKSRNSSDIVTMELLPTHIDYSCNLPKNQISHFFVGCPPNRHIRVIKPQRIPCKMHIFDSYTIPGFVLRNSSKDLTVFYDWKSFGCVLRIHYKDEFRPDIELYDGETFVRSVDANFIVWENFNRKDYYFNATMHQVACLHEAQTWTSMLVDEKHPEEAWGPHNYRSCFVDDSEKLGNLDQPYEIMNRSSMNFLTFSRENSAIYVFYVKIVDPNYSFCDLRAVFAVQTYGIPDVDQLLPLYMLLSQCVITLIILCISFYGYTFIYRDMLQKKCV, from the exons ATGATGCCCTCTGTA TATTTCAGATATCTTACTAAGTGTTTGTTTATCGGCGGAGAGTTTGCAGTCATCGAGTTGTCTTCATTCCCTCAGACAAGCCAGAGTTATTTTACAAATCAGGG GTTTTGGGAGGCTCGCCTTCTTGGTGTCCATGAATATCATCATTTTCACATAACCAGTCAGTCAGTATCTTTTCATGGAAGATCTGTTGCTTCTAGTCAACATGTCTTCTTCAGGACATTCCCAGAGAAACCACATGACGACAAAAATGTGTCCTTATGCCTGCCAACTGGTAGTCAAATGTCGATAGTATGGGGTGCATGTACCCCTCACCGAGCCTTGCTCCTGTCTGACAAAGGCACATTCATAACTAAAAATGCTTTCCTCACTTATGAGGAGATAAAGGTTGATCCTGGAGAACTGTTAATGCCAGCTGAGGGTTATTACGTTGTTTTTGATGCCGTCTTGTTGGAGAATGGCTCGATTTTTCGCATAGGAGATGCTCTTTTCTGGAGGGACAACGAGGATGGAAAATTGAGGAAGAATCCTATAAAACTGCCAGGTGAAGGGGTTAAAGGCCTGAGTTTTAGGACTCAATGTGCAGATTACTACCCCTTGCTA GGGTTTGAACTTGCCACAGTTCTTGCATGGACAGACCATGAGCTTTATAAAGGTGGGAAAGCTCTGGATTGGAAGACTAATAGCAACTACATGTCAAACATACTGAGCCTTCCCAAAACTACTAAGATCCTTACTGCTGCATTTGGATCCCATCCAGCATCTTTTGGTGCACTGGTGATGTACACAGACTCTGTACAACTCTCCTTGCTCACATGCTATGAGACTGAAGGCATCTGGAAAACCAGAACTTTACTGAGTACAAATGTTCTCCAAGGGCCATTTCAGATGCTCTTTGTCAATGCAGCCTTGGAAACTCTGCTGGTGTGGAACAAAGACACTATGCTTTATAGTCTTCACAATGATAGTGAATGGCGTTACCTGCGAATAATGGATTCCTCCAATATAAGCCAAGAAGCAAGTGGTAGCCACATTCACCACGTGGTCATGG ACCGCTCACGGAACATGCTGGTAAAGATGGAGAACAACGTGCTGTTCTTCTGTAAATTCGGCATGAATAAACTGTTTCGGCTGCCCACCTGGAATGACCCTGGACATTCTGTAGTGCTCTACCTAAACCAGAAAGAGCAGATCATTATGCTGACAATGTTAGATGGAGGTTTGCATGTACAGAAGTACCCTCTACAGATGGAGATCAGGAGTGCCATGCAAGGGGAGGTCCACAGCTGTCCCTTTATTGGCTTCACACACAACATGAACAGGCCTGTCTACTACATCGACAAGGAAGAGGCCATTGAGTTTTGGGTCCAG ATAGTCTACCATGAAGGTAAAAACATTAATGTGACGCTAAGCAGGAACAAAGACCATGTGTTGCAGATCACAGAAAGGACCCATTTTGAGAGTGTGCGCCATCTGGATACAACAAACAAG aCCTTTACCATTTATCAGGATGCAGACTACAGAGACATGACTAACAACTCTGATCTCAT AATTAAAAAGAGCCGAAACTCAAGTGATATAGTCACTATGGAGCTGCTACCTACCCATATTGATTATTCATGCAATCTGCCAAAAAATCAG ATTTCCCATTTCTTTGTGGGCTGCCCACCAAACAGACACATTCGTGTTATAAA ACCACAGAGAATTCCATGTAAGATGCACATTTTTGACAGCTATACCATTCCAGG ATTTGTACTTCGTAATTCATCAAAAGATCTG ACTGTGTTCTATGACTGGAAGAGCTTTGGCTGTGTGTTGAGAATACACTACAAAGATGAATTTCGGCCAGACATTGAGCT gTATGATGGAGAGACATTCGTGCGCAGTGTGGATGCCAACTTCATAGTGTGGGAGAATTTTAATCGAAAAGACTATTACTTCAATGCGACCATGCATCAG GTAGCCTGCCTTCATGAGGCCCAAACATGGACATCTATGCTAGTCGATGAGAAGCATCCTGAAGAGGCCTGGGGACCTCAT AATTACAGGAGCTGTTTTGTTGACGACTCTGAAAAACTTGGAAACCTTGACCAACCCTATGAAATCATGAATAGGAGTTCCAtgaattttcttacattttctaGAGAAAACAGTGCTATTTATGTTTTCTATGTAAAGATTGTGGACCCAAATTACAG TTTTTGTGATCTTCGTGCTGTATTTGCAGTCCAAACATATGGAATCCCAGA CGTTGATCAGCTCTTGCCTCTCTATATGTTGTTGTCTCAATGCGTCATTACACTCATCATACTGTGCATCAGCTTCTACGGATATACCTTCATCTATCGAGACATGCTTC
- the LOC109088408 gene encoding cation channel sperm-associated protein subunit epsilon-like isoform X1, with amino-acid sequence MLGFGVVLTYILFLYFQTVAGIWRYKQIWEDKELFIVDSTIFLEYEGSSFLEWQYPDGCDVNNKRSPHAVMWCKSPGFQAVKPLVSDVSTEKEEERHLYISDSFFRLAWYAVIPLLRNSPERDPQTVRIWIIDPDRADEAEIKNTAMMPSVYFRYLTKCLFIGGEFAVIELSSFPQTSQSYFTNQGFWEARLLGVHEYHHFHITSQSVSFHGRSVASSQHVFFRTFPEKPHDDKNVSLCLPTGSQMSIVWGACTPHRALLLSDKGTFITKNAFLTYEEIKVDPGELLMPAEGYYVVFDAVLLENGSIFRIGDALFWRDNEDGKLRKNPIKLPGEGVKGLSFRTQCADYYPLLGFELATVLAWTDHELYKGGKALDWKTNSNYMSNILSLPKTTKILTAAFGSHPASFGALVMYTDSVQLSLLTCYETEGIWKTRTLLSTNVLQGPFQMLFVNAALETLLVWNKDTMLYSLHNDSEWRYLRIMDSSNISQEASGSHIHHVVMDRSRNMLVKMENNVLFFCKFGMNKLFRLPTWNDPGHSVVLYLNQKEQIIMLTMLDGGLHVQKYPLQMEIRSAMQGEVHSCPFIGFTHNMNRPVYYIDKEEAIEFWVQIVYHEGKNINVTLSRNKDHVLQITERTHFESVRHLDTTNKTFTIYQDADYRDMTNNSDLIIKKSRNSSDIVTMELLPTHIDYSCNLPKNQISHFFVGCPPNRHIRVIKPQRIPCKMHIFDSYTIPGFVLRNSSKDLTVFYDWKSFGCVLRIHYKDEFRPDIELYDGETFVRSVDANFIVWENFNRKDYYFNATMHQVACLHEAQTWTSMLVDEKHPEEAWGPHNYRSCFVDDSEKLGNLDQPYEIMNRSSMNFLTFSRENSAIYVFYVKIVDPNYSFCDLRAVFAVQTYGIPDVDQLLPLYMLLSQCVITLIILCISFYGYTFIYRDMLQKKCV; translated from the exons ATGTTGGGATTTGGGGTAGTgttaacatacattttatttttatattttcaaactgTCGCCGGAATTTGGAG ATACAAGCAGATTTGGGAGGATAAAGAGTTATTCATCGTAGACAGTACT ATTTTTTTAGAGTATGAAGGATCCTCTTTTTTGGAGTGGCAATATCCTGATGGTTGTGATGTGAATAATAAGAG GTCACCTCATGCTGTTATGTGGTGTAAATCCCCTGGATTTCAAGCTGTAAAACCACTTGTTTCT GATGTGTctacagaaaaagaagaagagcgACACCTTTACATAAGTGACTCATTTTTCAGGCTTGCGTGGTATGCTGTTATTCCTTTGCTCAG AAATTCACCTGAACGTGACCCCCAG ACTGTCAGAATATGGATCATTGATCCGGACCGAGCAGATGAGGCTGAAATCAAAAACACAGCAATGATGCCCTCTGTA TATTTCAGATATCTTACTAAGTGTTTGTTTATCGGCGGAGAGTTTGCAGTCATCGAGTTGTCTTCATTCCCTCAGACAAGCCAGAGTTATTTTACAAATCAGGG GTTTTGGGAGGCTCGCCTTCTTGGTGTCCATGAATATCATCATTTTCACATAACCAGTCAGTCAGTATCTTTTCATGGAAGATCTGTTGCTTCTAGTCAACATGTCTTCTTCAGGACATTCCCAGAGAAACCACATGACGACAAAAATGTGTCCTTATGCCTGCCAACTGGTAGTCAAATGTCGATAGTATGGGGTGCATGTACCCCTCACCGAGCCTTGCTCCTGTCTGACAAAGGCACATTCATAACTAAAAATGCTTTCCTCACTTATGAGGAGATAAAGGTTGATCCTGGAGAACTGTTAATGCCAGCTGAGGGTTATTACGTTGTTTTTGATGCCGTCTTGTTGGAGAATGGCTCGATTTTTCGCATAGGAGATGCTCTTTTCTGGAGGGACAACGAGGATGGAAAATTGAGGAAGAATCCTATAAAACTGCCAGGTGAAGGGGTTAAAGGCCTGAGTTTTAGGACTCAATGTGCAGATTACTACCCCTTGCTA GGGTTTGAACTTGCCACAGTTCTTGCATGGACAGACCATGAGCTTTATAAAGGTGGGAAAGCTCTGGATTGGAAGACTAATAGCAACTACATGTCAAACATACTGAGCCTTCCCAAAACTACTAAGATCCTTACTGCTGCATTTGGATCCCATCCAGCATCTTTTGGTGCACTGGTGATGTACACAGACTCTGTACAACTCTCCTTGCTCACATGCTATGAGACTGAAGGCATCTGGAAAACCAGAACTTTACTGAGTACAAATGTTCTCCAAGGGCCATTTCAGATGCTCTTTGTCAATGCAGCCTTGGAAACTCTGCTGGTGTGGAACAAAGACACTATGCTTTATAGTCTTCACAATGATAGTGAATGGCGTTACCTGCGAATAATGGATTCCTCCAATATAAGCCAAGAAGCAAGTGGTAGCCACATTCACCACGTGGTCATGG ACCGCTCACGGAACATGCTGGTAAAGATGGAGAACAACGTGCTGTTCTTCTGTAAATTCGGCATGAATAAACTGTTTCGGCTGCCCACCTGGAATGACCCTGGACATTCTGTAGTGCTCTACCTAAACCAGAAAGAGCAGATCATTATGCTGACAATGTTAGATGGAGGTTTGCATGTACAGAAGTACCCTCTACAGATGGAGATCAGGAGTGCCATGCAAGGGGAGGTCCACAGCTGTCCCTTTATTGGCTTCACACACAACATGAACAGGCCTGTCTACTACATCGACAAGGAAGAGGCCATTGAGTTTTGGGTCCAG ATAGTCTACCATGAAGGTAAAAACATTAATGTGACGCTAAGCAGGAACAAAGACCATGTGTTGCAGATCACAGAAAGGACCCATTTTGAGAGTGTGCGCCATCTGGATACAACAAACAAG aCCTTTACCATTTATCAGGATGCAGACTACAGAGACATGACTAACAACTCTGATCTCAT AATTAAAAAGAGCCGAAACTCAAGTGATATAGTCACTATGGAGCTGCTACCTACCCATATTGATTATTCATGCAATCTGCCAAAAAATCAG ATTTCCCATTTCTTTGTGGGCTGCCCACCAAACAGACACATTCGTGTTATAAA ACCACAGAGAATTCCATGTAAGATGCACATTTTTGACAGCTATACCATTCCAGG ATTTGTACTTCGTAATTCATCAAAAGATCTG ACTGTGTTCTATGACTGGAAGAGCTTTGGCTGTGTGTTGAGAATACACTACAAAGATGAATTTCGGCCAGACATTGAGCT gTATGATGGAGAGACATTCGTGCGCAGTGTGGATGCCAACTTCATAGTGTGGGAGAATTTTAATCGAAAAGACTATTACTTCAATGCGACCATGCATCAG GTAGCCTGCCTTCATGAGGCCCAAACATGGACATCTATGCTAGTCGATGAGAAGCATCCTGAAGAGGCCTGGGGACCTCAT AATTACAGGAGCTGTTTTGTTGACGACTCTGAAAAACTTGGAAACCTTGACCAACCCTATGAAATCATGAATAGGAGTTCCAtgaattttcttacattttctaGAGAAAACAGTGCTATTTATGTTTTCTATGTAAAGATTGTGGACCCAAATTACAG TTTTTGTGATCTTCGTGCTGTATTTGCAGTCCAAACATATGGAATCCCAGA CGTTGATCAGCTCTTGCCTCTCTATATGTTGTTGTCTCAATGCGTCATTACACTCATCATACTGTGCATCAGCTTCTACGGATATACCTTCATCTATCGAGACATGCTTC
- the LOC109088408 gene encoding cation channel sperm-associated protein subunit epsilon-like isoform X2, with protein sequence MWCKSPGFQAVKPLVSDVSTEKEEERHLYISDSFFRLAWYAVIPLLRNSPERDPQTVRIWIIDPDRADEAEIKNTAMMPSVYFRYLTKCLFIGGEFAVIELSSFPQTSQSYFTNQGFWEARLLGVHEYHHFHITSQSVSFHGRSVASSQHVFFRTFPEKPHDDKNVSLCLPTGSQMSIVWGACTPHRALLLSDKGTFITKNAFLTYEEIKVDPGELLMPAEGYYVVFDAVLLENGSIFRIGDALFWRDNEDGKLRKNPIKLPGEGVKGLSFRTQCADYYPLLGFELATVLAWTDHELYKGGKALDWKTNSNYMSNILSLPKTTKILTAAFGSHPASFGALVMYTDSVQLSLLTCYETEGIWKTRTLLSTNVLQGPFQMLFVNAALETLLVWNKDTMLYSLHNDSEWRYLRIMDSSNISQEASGSHIHHVVMDRSRNMLVKMENNVLFFCKFGMNKLFRLPTWNDPGHSVVLYLNQKEQIIMLTMLDGGLHVQKYPLQMEIRSAMQGEVHSCPFIGFTHNMNRPVYYIDKEEAIEFWVQIVYHEGKNINVTLSRNKDHVLQITERTHFESVRHLDTTNKTFTIYQDADYRDMTNNSDLIIKKSRNSSDIVTMELLPTHIDYSCNLPKNQISHFFVGCPPNRHIRVIKPQRIPCKMHIFDSYTIPGFVLRNSSKDLTVFYDWKSFGCVLRIHYKDEFRPDIELYDGETFVRSVDANFIVWENFNRKDYYFNATMHQVACLHEAQTWTSMLVDEKHPEEAWGPHNYRSCFVDDSEKLGNLDQPYEIMNRSSMNFLTFSRENSAIYVFYVKIVDPNYSFCDLRAVFAVQTYGIPDVDQLLPLYMLLSQCVITLIILCISFYGYTFIYRDMLQKKCV encoded by the exons ATGTGGTGTAAATCCCCTGGATTTCAAGCTGTAAAACCACTTGTTTCT GATGTGTctacagaaaaagaagaagagcgACACCTTTACATAAGTGACTCATTTTTCAGGCTTGCGTGGTATGCTGTTATTCCTTTGCTCAG AAATTCACCTGAACGTGACCCCCAG ACTGTCAGAATATGGATCATTGATCCGGACCGAGCAGATGAGGCTGAAATCAAAAACACAGCAATGATGCCCTCTGTA TATTTCAGATATCTTACTAAGTGTTTGTTTATCGGCGGAGAGTTTGCAGTCATCGAGTTGTCTTCATTCCCTCAGACAAGCCAGAGTTATTTTACAAATCAGGG GTTTTGGGAGGCTCGCCTTCTTGGTGTCCATGAATATCATCATTTTCACATAACCAGTCAGTCAGTATCTTTTCATGGAAGATCTGTTGCTTCTAGTCAACATGTCTTCTTCAGGACATTCCCAGAGAAACCACATGACGACAAAAATGTGTCCTTATGCCTGCCAACTGGTAGTCAAATGTCGATAGTATGGGGTGCATGTACCCCTCACCGAGCCTTGCTCCTGTCTGACAAAGGCACATTCATAACTAAAAATGCTTTCCTCACTTATGAGGAGATAAAGGTTGATCCTGGAGAACTGTTAATGCCAGCTGAGGGTTATTACGTTGTTTTTGATGCCGTCTTGTTGGAGAATGGCTCGATTTTTCGCATAGGAGATGCTCTTTTCTGGAGGGACAACGAGGATGGAAAATTGAGGAAGAATCCTATAAAACTGCCAGGTGAAGGGGTTAAAGGCCTGAGTTTTAGGACTCAATGTGCAGATTACTACCCCTTGCTA GGGTTTGAACTTGCCACAGTTCTTGCATGGACAGACCATGAGCTTTATAAAGGTGGGAAAGCTCTGGATTGGAAGACTAATAGCAACTACATGTCAAACATACTGAGCCTTCCCAAAACTACTAAGATCCTTACTGCTGCATTTGGATCCCATCCAGCATCTTTTGGTGCACTGGTGATGTACACAGACTCTGTACAACTCTCCTTGCTCACATGCTATGAGACTGAAGGCATCTGGAAAACCAGAACTTTACTGAGTACAAATGTTCTCCAAGGGCCATTTCAGATGCTCTTTGTCAATGCAGCCTTGGAAACTCTGCTGGTGTGGAACAAAGACACTATGCTTTATAGTCTTCACAATGATAGTGAATGGCGTTACCTGCGAATAATGGATTCCTCCAATATAAGCCAAGAAGCAAGTGGTAGCCACATTCACCACGTGGTCATGG ACCGCTCACGGAACATGCTGGTAAAGATGGAGAACAACGTGCTGTTCTTCTGTAAATTCGGCATGAATAAACTGTTTCGGCTGCCCACCTGGAATGACCCTGGACATTCTGTAGTGCTCTACCTAAACCAGAAAGAGCAGATCATTATGCTGACAATGTTAGATGGAGGTTTGCATGTACAGAAGTACCCTCTACAGATGGAGATCAGGAGTGCCATGCAAGGGGAGGTCCACAGCTGTCCCTTTATTGGCTTCACACACAACATGAACAGGCCTGTCTACTACATCGACAAGGAAGAGGCCATTGAGTTTTGGGTCCAG ATAGTCTACCATGAAGGTAAAAACATTAATGTGACGCTAAGCAGGAACAAAGACCATGTGTTGCAGATCACAGAAAGGACCCATTTTGAGAGTGTGCGCCATCTGGATACAACAAACAAG aCCTTTACCATTTATCAGGATGCAGACTACAGAGACATGACTAACAACTCTGATCTCAT AATTAAAAAGAGCCGAAACTCAAGTGATATAGTCACTATGGAGCTGCTACCTACCCATATTGATTATTCATGCAATCTGCCAAAAAATCAG ATTTCCCATTTCTTTGTGGGCTGCCCACCAAACAGACACATTCGTGTTATAAA ACCACAGAGAATTCCATGTAAGATGCACATTTTTGACAGCTATACCATTCCAGG ATTTGTACTTCGTAATTCATCAAAAGATCTG ACTGTGTTCTATGACTGGAAGAGCTTTGGCTGTGTGTTGAGAATACACTACAAAGATGAATTTCGGCCAGACATTGAGCT gTATGATGGAGAGACATTCGTGCGCAGTGTGGATGCCAACTTCATAGTGTGGGAGAATTTTAATCGAAAAGACTATTACTTCAATGCGACCATGCATCAG GTAGCCTGCCTTCATGAGGCCCAAACATGGACATCTATGCTAGTCGATGAGAAGCATCCTGAAGAGGCCTGGGGACCTCAT AATTACAGGAGCTGTTTTGTTGACGACTCTGAAAAACTTGGAAACCTTGACCAACCCTATGAAATCATGAATAGGAGTTCCAtgaattttcttacattttctaGAGAAAACAGTGCTATTTATGTTTTCTATGTAAAGATTGTGGACCCAAATTACAG TTTTTGTGATCTTCGTGCTGTATTTGCAGTCCAAACATATGGAATCCCAGA CGTTGATCAGCTCTTGCCTCTCTATATGTTGTTGTCTCAATGCGTCATTACACTCATCATACTGTGCATCAGCTTCTACGGATATACCTTCATCTATCGAGACATGCTTC
- the adss2 gene encoding adenylosuccinate synthetase isozyme 2: MSDSGNAQSQDGGSSRVTCPSVGNKVTVVLGAQWGDEGKGKVVDLLAQDADMVCRCQGGNNAGHTVVVDSVEYDFHLLPSGIINPKVTAFIGNGVVIHLPGLFEEAEKNMRKGKGVEGWENRLIISDRAHIVFDFHQAVDGVQEQERQQQAGKNLGTTKKGIGPVYSAKAARSGLRICDLLADFQEFSERFKHLASQYKSMYPSLEIDMDGELEKLKTYVDRLKPMVRDGVFFMYKALHGSSKKILVEGANAALLDIDFGTYPFVTSSNCTVGGVCTGLGMPPQNVGEVYGVVKAYTTRVGIGAFPTEQNNEIGELLQTRGKEVGVTTGRKRRCGWLDLVLIKYAHMINGFTALALTKLDILDVLPEIKVGVAYKVDGEIIQHFPANQEVLHKVEVQYETLPGWKTDTSAVRTFEELPENAQKYIFYIEDHLGVPVKWIGVGKSRESMIQLF, encoded by the exons ATGTCAGACAGCGGGAATGCACAGTCTCAGGACGGAGGGTCGAGCCGGGTGACATGCCCGAGTGTGGGCAACAAAGTAACCGTGGTGCTCGGAGCACAGTGGGGCGATGAAGGGAAAGGAAAGGTGGTGGACCTGCTGGCCCAGGACGCTGACATGGTCTGCAGATGTCAG GGAGGCAACAATGCAGGACACACAGTCGTGGTTGATTCAGTGGAATATGACTTCCACCTTCTACCCAGTGGAATTATTAACCCTAAGGTCACTGCCTTCATTG GTAATGGTGTAGTGATTCACCTGCCGGGTCTCTTCGAGGAGGCTGAGAAGAATATGCGGAAAGGAAAAG GTGTGGAAGGCTGGGAGAACAGGCTTATCATCTCTGACCGTGCACACATCG TGTTTGATTTCCATCAAGCTGTGGATGGAGTCCAGGAACAGGAGAGGCAACAGCAAGCTGGCAAAAA TTTAGGAACAACTAAAAAAGGAATCGGGCCCGTGTACTCTGCCAAAGCAGCTCGCAGTGGCCTGAGGATATGTGACCTTCTGGCTGACTTCCAGGAGTTCTCAGAGAG ATTTAAACATTTGGCCTCTCAGTATAAGTCTATGTACCCTTCATTGGAGATTGATATGGATGGGGAACTTGAGAAACTCAAG ACGTATGTAGACAGGTTAAAGCCCATGGTGAGAGATGGAGTCTTCTTCATGTATAAGGCACTGCATGGGTCTTCAAAAAAGATTCTGGTGGAAGGTGCCAATGCTGCCTTGCTGGACATAGACTTTG GGACATATCCGTTCGTGACTTCCTCAAACTGCACCGTGGGAGGGGTGTGTACGGGTCTGGGCATGCCGCCCCAGAACGTGGGTGAAGTGTATGGAGTTGTCAAAGCCTACACCACGAGAGTTGGGATTGGAGCTTTCCCTACAGAACAGAACAAC GAAATTGGAGAGCTCTTGCAGACGAGAGGCAAGGAAGTGGGCGTGACCACAGGTCGCAAAAGGAGATGTGGTTGGCTGGATCTGGTGCTTATCAAATACGCCCACATGATTAATGGCTTCACAGC ATTAGCTCTCACCAAACTTGACATCTTAGATGTGCTTCCTGAGATCAAAGTTGGTGTGGCTTACAAAGTAGATGGTGAAATCATCCAACATTTTCCAG CAAACCAAGAGGTGCTACACAAGGTTGAAGTGCAGTACGAGACTCTGCCAGGCTGGAAAACAGACACGTCTGCTGTCAGGACCTTTGAAGAGCTTCCAGAAAATGCACAGAAATACATCTTCTACATTGAGGATCACTTGGGTGTGCCTG TAAAGTGGATTGGTGTTGGGAAGTCGCGGGAATCAATGATCCAGCTCTTTTAA